The following coding sequences are from one Oncorhynchus masou masou isolate Uvic2021 unplaced genomic scaffold, UVic_Omas_1.1 unplaced_scaffold_1709, whole genome shotgun sequence window:
- the LOC135539042 gene encoding uncharacterized protein LOC135539042 — MRSDVSCLSGTTDAWTATLAKAHSSATSTWQVMFQQEGQQLIPMSLSEARELGYVFHLTQGRLVFRSPYTPLSVMGSVSMINGSVVEVVHPILFSRQRWVVMMVDWIVACSTNEGMYDGAGLVWQTPTLLSPLVSGLSGLESSKISMGVDGQLLDEPITAERGYSLDISDTTVQISIPFNAAGGYRKSFVMANMYHEFYVVHLYYEQIFLDDCGVETRLRLHRPMNTPLLIQHLSIINQTVLEDRVFTVYLGNLHYDVDLVAVTLNGHNFTILEANKSGLVITTVPQPNGNLHAYILRVPFEDAAVHKLYSPEGLLQFSLAINYTLVILPQEEPYYYLTSVVAQFNDVFPPVFKGVCNEKSIRFQMAHKPFDYLWEVGVGPYILTTNLAAKRGYIMQNDSKSLTLEVPLFSVGYTYKDINLKQFYGSFEIHSRLPKTLEVKSSLAKACLFQTTEVIVCSTEGVVTVVTDVTLAGAEPNGTFLLDSTCRPQETDDTRVLFSFGLHTCGTRVQVDHQHVTYENDINVEHKSQSVNAPVKTRDTASVVTVRCVYPLSDLYKLFAYWRFEADSPGVGTILTREAVTTFQPTFPPTTRRPLTSTTTSSTGLSPGREMPGINPRAKYVKVFSWQMNQPKGTT, encoded by the exons ATGAGGAGTGACGTTTCTTGTCTGTCTGGTACAACGGATGCCTGGACTGCTACCCTTGCTAAA GCCCACAGCTCTGCCACATCTACCTGGCAGGTGATGTTCCAGCAGGAGGGGCAGCAGCTGATTCCCATGTCACTCTCAGAGGCTCGGGAGCTGGGCTACGTGTTCCATCTCACCCAGGGGAGACTGGTGTTCCGCTCACCCTACACACCACTGTCTGTCATGGGGTCTGTCTCCATG ATCAATGGTTCAGTGGTGGAGGTGGTCCATCCCATACTGTTCTCCAGGCAGAGATGGGTGGTTATGATGGTGGACTGGATTGTTGCGTGCAGCACTA ATGAAGGGATGTATGATGGGGCAGGGCTGGTCTGGCAGACCCCCACTCTGCTGTCCCCGCTGGTCTCTGGCCTCTCTGGGTTGGAGAGCAGCAAGATCTCAATGGGGGTGGATGGTCAGCTCCTGGATGAGCCCATCACAGCAGAGCGAGGCTACAGCCTGGACATCAGTGACACCACTGTCCAGATCAGCATCCCTTTCAACGCTGCCGGAGGATACAGAAAA agctttgtgatggccaacaTGTACCATGAGTTCTATGTGGTCCATCTCTACTATGAACAAATCTTTCTTGATGACTGTGGTGTGGAGACCAGACTCCGCCTCCACAGGCCCATGAACACACCCCTTCTGATCCAGCACCTCTCCATCATTAACC AAACAGTCCTTGAGGATCGTGTGTTTACTGTTTACCTGGGGAACCTCCACTACGATGTTGACCTGGTGGCTGTGACGCTCAATGGTCACAACTTCACCATACTAGAGGCGAATAAAAGTGGCCTCGTCATAACCACGGTCCCCCAGCCCAATGGTAACCTTCATGCCTACATTctcagggtgccatttgaggatGCTGCTGTTCACAAGCTG TACTCTCCAGAGGGGCTTCTTCAGTTCTCGTTGGCCATCAACTACACGTTGGTAATCCTGCCTCAAGAGGAGCCTTACTACTACCTGACCTCAGTCGTGGCTCAGTTCAATGATGTCT TTCCTCCGGTCTTCAAAGGCGTTTGCAATGAGAAAAGCATCAGGTTCCAGATGGCCCATAAGCCATTTGACTACCTGTGGGAGGTGGGTGTTGGCCCCTACATTCTGACCACAAATCTGGCAGCCAAGCGGGGCTACATCATGCAGAATGACAGCAAGAGTCTGACCCTGGAAGTGCCCCTCTTCTCTGTTGGCTACACTTATAAG GACATCAATTTGAAGCAGTTCTACGGCTCATTTGAAATTCACTCACGACTTCCCAAGACCTTGGAGGTCAAGAGTTCCTTGGCCAAAGCTTGTCTCTTCCAGACTACTGAGGTCATAG TGTGTTCCACTGAAGGGGTGGTGACAGTGGTTACTGATGTGACTCTGGCTGGAGCTGAACCCAACGGAACCTTTCTCCTGGACTCTACCTGCAGACCTCAAGAGACAGATGACACCAGGGTGCTCTTTAGCTTTGGACTCCACACCTGTGGTACCAGGGTCCAG GTTGACCATCAGCATGTTACATACGAAAATGATATCAACGTTGAGCACAAGAGCCAATCTGTGAACGCACCAGTCAAAACCAGGGATACTGCCTCTGT GGTGACAGTTCGGTGTGTCTATCCACTGAGTGACCTATACAAGCTGTTTGCATATTGGCGGTTTGAGGCAGACTCTCCGGGAGTTGGCACCATCTTGACGAGAGAAGCCGTAACAA CATTTCAGCCCACCTTTCCACCCACCACCAGAAGACCGTTGACCTCCACAACTACTTCCAGCACAGGCCTTAGTCCTGGGAGGGAAATGCCTGGCATCAACCCTAGGGCTAAATACGTCAAAGTCTTCAGCTGGCAAATGAACCAACCTAAAGGAACCACTTAG